The genome window TGGGCCTCTGGGGCGCGCTGATTGGCCAGGGGGGCCCGCGTGGCTGCTGTGACGTCATGGTCTCTGGGTCAGCGacggcgggcggggcggggcgtcTGGGAGCTCCTTGGGGACGGTCCCATTTGGAGACAGTTCCCTGCTGGACTCATGTCCAGCACCACTGCAATCGCCCCGTGCTTCGCTCAAGCTGCCGGGTGCGGTTGTGGTGATGAACATACTGTAAAACCCCGCTTCTTGGAGAACCTCCCTTAAAACTGAAGCTTCGCCACGTGCGGCAGCAAATTCAGCTTGCGAGGCGCTGAGATCCAATTTCAAAATTGCATTCACGTTCTCATGGTTTTTTATGCGTTCCAACGCTTGCACTTTGTGACTCTCCCTTTGTCAATCGTGGTGTTGCCATCTAGTGCCCAGGACCTGTCACGGATATCAATTCTAATCGTCCACCAGCGTGGTCATGTTCAGCTTTTGAGATTATCTCAGTACGAGTAAGAAGAGGCAACACAAATTCTCAGGGTGCGGTGACATCCCATAACTTAGATCTACTATGCTGAAAATAAGTTGGTACTTTCCCACCTGTGATATCAATGTTTTTCAAAAAACCCACCGCTGTTTAACTTGTGAGACACTGTAAGACTTGCAACTGGAATCTGGTCTACAGAACCCTAAAATCTGTAGTTCCCACCTCCTTACCTTACCTCAGTAGCCCAAATCTCCCCAGTTTTAAGGATCTATTGTCTACGTGCTGTACTGTGGGGATAGAACCAATGCTTTTCTGACAGAATACTTTGTTTTCCctggcagtaaaaaaaaatcaagttttgtTAGCCTTGCTTAAAGCTCCTCCCCCTGTAAACAAATCTCACATTTTTTGCCACTTTAGGTCACACTTGTTACAGATTTCTTACGTATCTTGCATACAATTCAACactcttctgagaaaaaaacagcaacaattcgAGCCCCTTTTTCCAAAAAGAAACTTGTCATTTCAGATTGCAAGACAAATAAGAAAAGGCAGTGCCATGCATGTCCCTGGTGCGACTGGAAGTGGCCAGTTCCCCTCAGCTTTCCTGAGACTTGCAGTGTGtgagggcagcacaggaggTTGGAAGACACATGAAGGACTTCTTGGGGACACTGAGAAACACATAAttcatcaagaaaaaaacacctctgTGAATTGCCAGCGCTTGCTCACCGCcgtggaaaaaaataagacagaCGTTTGTGCTACTGCAGTGCTCACCAGAATCCATGGATGTCCCACAGAAGGGCCTTATTCTTGGGAGAGTAGGAAATTACACAGAGAATGTGCCTGGAAAATGCTACAGTAAACACTAGGCAAATTCACTTACCTACTGTTTTTGAGGGGGGGAACCACAAACCCTTGCAACCCCTCAGACAAGCAGTTCAGCAGTGAAGGCTTTCATGTTTTTCCACTAAAAGCCACCTGTCACCCCGTGCAGGCTGCCCATCATACCACAAGCTCAGACGGACGAGGGCTCTGGGAAGCCTGATAAAAGGAGAGAGGGGTTCCCAATTATGGCTCTTTCACACCATAACctaaaactgaggaaaaaaaccctgctagAGAACGCAGCCTGTTCCAGTAGCCGTAGGATATTTATTGAGGAATAATGAGTTTACACAGCAGACCCATGTCAGCCTTTCCCCCCCggctgctggggcagcctgAAGCCCACCAGCCCGGCGACCTCCTCGGGCGAGCGCTCGCCCTTGCCGTGGTACTCGCGGTGCAGGGCCTCGTGCTCGCGGACACTGCGGAGCAGGCACAGGTAGGTGGCGGCCTGGAagtgcagctcctgctgggccCGGCACAGCTTCTCGCTGGTCACCTGCGGGGAGCGGCGGTCAGGGCGGCCCAGAGGCCTCGCCGAGCCCCGGGGCTGCTCGGGCAGGagtgggtgggagggagggagggagaggggaccTGCGCCTACCCGGTGCGCGCGGAAGGCCGCGAGCACGTGGCGATAGGCGGGGCTGTCGCGATAGTGGCGGCCGGCGGCGTGGCGGAGCTCGCGCAGGAGCGCGCGCAGCGTGCGCAGGGGGGTGCCCAGCGCCGCCATCTtccgccccgcgcgcgcgcccgcccgccggcCAATCGGGCGCCGCCGCCTGGCTCCGCGGCCACGCCCTCGCGCCCTGACAGTGCGCGCTGCCGAGAGCCGAGCGAACGATCGCCTCTTCGCGTCCCCCCCGCCGCCATGGCAAACAGCGCAGATCGAGTGGCGGTGGTCGGGCGGTCGGGACGGTCCGTGCCCGCACCCCCCTCGCGCTGGGCCGGGGGTTGAGCGGCCCGCCGCCGGCCTGTGGTACCGGAGCGGGGTCACCGTGAGACACCCGAGGAGCCCATCCCGCTGCGGGAAGCCGCCTCGCGCGAGTTTTTGGGGTCTCCGGATTAAAAGGGTCTGCACGTCTCGCTAGAGCCAGCAGGGGACGGCCAGCAAGAAGTCCAGGAGCCGCACACCCGCGGCAGCCGGCGGCTCGCGGGCACCCGGAGAAACGGCGAggcttgaggggaaaaaaaacacccaccccAGATGGGACTCGAACCCACAATCCCTGGCTTAGGAGGCCAATGCCTTATCCATTAGGCCACTGGGGCTGCCGCGGGAAAAGGGTTTCCGCGCGTCTACTTGTCTCCTGTCCCCGCCCCCTTTGCCTTTTATGGAACGGATCAGAAGCCGCTGACTGGGCAGCGCCGTCCCGCGCGGCTGCCGCGCGGCCCCCTGGGAGCCGGGGCGGGGCTACGGCGCCTCATAACAAGGCGCCCTGCAGGGCAGCGCACCCCGTGGTACCGACCCGCCGGAGGTTTAGAGCGCTGTTGGTCGCACCCTCCACATCCCCAAAACGGAAAAGCCCGACAAAAAAGCCCCAAGGGAGAACCCTTCAAGTAAAACCTTTTtacatctttatttttgtgAGAAATCACAGAGACAGGACTAATATGTACATTCCTCTTTATTTAATACAGCACAGACACGGgacacataaaaaaagaaaagtacacTCATGAAAAAGCCTGTCGCGGTCAGGGACAGGGAACAGCTATGCCGAATTGAGTAAGGCTCCTACTGCAGAACAGGGGTCTGCCGGCAAGGGTGGATCCCAGAGCAAAGTctgctgccaaaaaaaaagctttgcactcctttcaggaaagcagaaaagggcaaGTCCCTTCCGGAACAGGTGAAGGCAGCATTACCTGCAAGGTGCAGGATACAAACCCCATTACTGTGTTTGGATCAAAGCACTGATAAAATGAAATGCTCTCCAGTTATTTTTGCAGAGGGCCAATAGTCCTGACCTCTGAAAGCATTGGACTGCTCAGGGATAGCAAACCTGAGTACCTGGAAGGAGTGAAAACATCAAGTAGTCACACAGAAGAGAGTTAAAATTAGCCTCCCTGATAGGGCTCTGCTACCCACAACTGGAAACGTGCAGGAGAACAAACCAGCTTCCCAACTAACAAAAGACTAACAGCCATTAAACTGACCAGAACAATATACGTATTTGGAACTGACGCAGGCTTTTGTGGCAGcagcttcttcctttttcctgccTCAGTTCAGGATGGAGATAAAGCAGGCACCAGTTCCTCTGGCAAAGAGCCTtacacacttttaaaaaattaaaatacaaaaaagggAGACAGGTGTTATTTACAAAATCCATGGCTGGTACAGTACATCATTTTTAAGACACACTAAATGCTACAATCTTTCAGGTCCTGAGattattacaaaaaaacccccaacaactCAAAACTTGTGTTCAGGTCCAGTTTTATatggagagaggaaagaaaccACACATTTAAAACACAGTATCCCTTGAAGTTATTGAAACATACCTCCCTAAAAATTCCAAATGAAAGTGGTGCTAACCACCCAAATGTAGCTGCATTTGGTTGTTCAGGCTTGTTGTCACAAGAGGGGAGCATTTCACAGGGCAGTTTCCCTGGAAAGCTCATCAGGTAAGCACAAGGCTGTTGAGATCCTCTCTCCATCACTAAGCCCTATAATCCGAAATGTGCGAGTATTAAAAGGAGGAAGGTGATCTTGTACAAAGTCATGAAGGACTGAGTAAAGCATCACAGGAATCAACAACTCAAACAGGTTTGCCATCTTGTAGTAACTGTGCATTCCTTTGTTTGAAGCTGAGGAATGCAAAGAATTCTCGCACTGATTTAACACTCGTTTATAAAAAAGTAAATCTCGGCCAGCCTTTTGTTCTGAGCTCCCCAGTGAAAGGCAGCAAAATGGTTTCTCAGCCCTTCATTGTCTGGGGGATCACAGCAAGTCAGGTAGAGTTAAGCTGGCTACATCCAAACttgctaaaatatttatatactaAAAGTGACACCAAACAAAGGATATGGAGGCCAAACTGCTGTTGAGGGGATGATCCCTACTGCCATTAGCTGTGCAGGGCACTTTTCTTCACTGAGCCTCTTTTATCAGGCAGAACCAAAGGGACTTGCACCCACACCTGTTTTTTCTTCCAATGAAATATTCTGAACATAGAGATTTTGTACCATCAGAAGTTATCAACCCAGATGCCCTTTTTATTATAAGCACCTGATCTTAAGCTAGAGAATGCCAACATTGTAAGGATTActaattaaatgcttttaacCCTTAGTAAAAGAAGACTACAAGAGACAAATCACATAACAAGGGTACTAGTTTAACTGCTAAAATATAGCGCTGCTCAGTAGACTTTTGAGGGTAAAAAGTAGGagttaattttgtattttttttttaaacagtagtCCAAAAATAAACTTTCTCCATCTATTTCCAATACAGATCTTGAGAACTATGCAAGAACATGGTACTAATTGCTACATGATGGAATCACCGGCAATAAAACACACACTACGGTTCTCATCTCTGAGCTAAATTGTTATTTGAGTTACATACAACAAGACTAAAAGACCAGTGAGAAACACCTGGGGACTGTGATTTAGCTTTTACTTAGCTGATAACTCCCCATGTTTAGAAGCAACTTCATTTCAGTGAAAAACTAATTTAATTCACTTCTGATGCTGGAAAGAAACCTGGGATGTCTCATTAGTTTCTCCCCAAATCCAATCTGTACATCAAAAAACATTGCTGCGGCTTCTTAAACCAATTGTGAGAGCTGAATATTCTGAGAAACTCTCAGACTAAAACCTGTCACAAGAGGTGATTTTAGCTTCCCTCTCAAAGCAACTTCATGACACTTGACACTACGTGTTGCATCAGTGAAAgggtttctttttcaaaatacagtttttttcttcatgttagCAAAAAAGTTCTGCAGTACAGACAttcaaaaatattccattttctttgGGTAAAATTTCAGTATGTGTTAAGAGGGGTAGCTAGGAAAAGGAATGCATGTAACACTGAAACACATATACTTATCTGCATAGTTGATATTAGTGACTACTAATCAAACTAAGGCTTTATCTGGAAAAAGCTGAGAACACAAGACAGTTTCTTTCCCCACTCCTCTGGTGAAATCTGCTAAGTTTTAATGTAGCTCTGGCTGCCTTGGCAGCTACACAGTTTGGCCTATGATGATAGCATCTCCTGACTGGTTTTGGTTGATTCTCCcctgctctttttctcttggTACTAGACAGCAGCAAACGTGACTGTCTGTCAATAAAACACTTCTGTATACATTActaggaggaaaaagaagaaaaaaacataaaaaaccctTTTAGCATTGCACATGATAGGAGTCAAACATAGTGTACGTTGCTTGCTTGGGATTACTTCATCATTACTAGTTAATGGTTGTTATTTAAGCAGGAGATGACAGCAAGGGAAGAGACTGAAATGCGTTTCTAGATACAAAACATGgttggtggtggtgggttttttttcttctttttttttccttcttcccgAGTTGCTCTGTAGAATTATAGCTGTCAAAAATGGCTACAAAATACACACCTATATCCTTGACTACTGACAAGATCAGTGCAGTGTTGTTTATGAGTGTGCAAAAACAGCTGTGGGGAATCTTTGTAATTCCCCAGTTTTGGGCCAGTTCCAGGCCATACTGATCTCTCAGCATAACTCATagcagcagcagggctttcTACGGACCCAAAAAGCTATTACAGCAGCAAGGGATCATCAGGTCATAGAAAAAGGATGATGAAGCCACAGTGGAAGTTTCCACAAACAAAACGTTCCCCTACACAATGCTCATCTTTCCAGTGGCCCAGTAATCATACTTCTGGCTGCTTATTTTGGTAGTGATTTCTTAAGCAGCACAGATTTTCACAACAACTGCATTTGTTAGAAAAGACTGCAACACTCAGCCATCATCACCAGCTGTAGATTCCTACAGATCAGCCTAGGAAAAAGAGCATTTGCGaccaaaattaattaaacagcAACATAGGTGGGTGTGGCAAACTCCACTTAAGTAACTTCACTAATGCATCTAAAGAGATTAAGAAGCACCCTCAACTATCACTCCAACTGGCTGAGCTACCAGCAATAGTCCTATCTTTGACTGGCACCATTGGATTGGTAGGAGAAATCCGCCTATGGTTTAGTTTACATAATAGGTTTAGTCAAATATGTGAAGACAAGCCAAGAACTGAGGCTATTCTCTGCCACAGGAAATATGTTGTATTTGGTATCATACTTTGTTTTCCAGTCTGGTTCTCCACTCACGAAGGACTCTTCATTCCATTCCCATTTGGTAAAATAAATGCTTCCTTTTCATACTGCAACTCAAAATTAGATCTTCCCCAGGGGAAGCACATCACAGAACTAGAACAGTCTAATGATGCATACACGTTACCTTAAGTTTAGCACTTGGTCAACAAGTGAATTGCTAATTTCAGGTATTCTTGCTTATAATAATCATAAGTTAGACAGACCCTCAGCACAAAGGTGTTGAAATCACTAGATCATCTATTGCAGATAGCTAATTTTGTCAGAGAACAAGGAAACAAGCACAGACAGTATTATGAGAGTTCACCTGCAGCTAACCAACAGAGTCATAAGAGAACAAACCATTAATAAAATCtcaataaattaagaaaaagtaCAACTGGAAAAGTACTTGATGGTGAGGAACTTAGGCAGCATGTGAAGCATAGCCAGTTTTAAATTCAATTAGCACCTGCACTCTTGCAGGTTTTACCAAATTTCTTTTTACATATGATGGACAGTGGAAAGTGACAACTTTGGTAAGTGTGAGAATCCTTGCAATAACCGGTGTTAAGCAGATGTGACTAGCTGCACACAGGATGCCTTGCAGTTCATCTCAACTCAAACTTATTTAAGCTCCTGTTTTAACTCTCTTTCCCCCACATGTCCTTGGGGCTATCAGCCACACATCTTTGCCTCAATAATTGTGTGAAACAGTCCAGTAGCTAATAAGGTTGCCAGACAGGGCTCATAATGTTTTACTCATGACctaattaagaaaaatttaaaaccttcagagaaaaatgcaagaaGTTCCATTCCCATTAGCCATTTCCTTTCTCTCATGCACGTTTACGCACACTCATGCACACGCTCTTTTATTGTACTGCCATCTTTGCACAAACGTTCACCATTAAGTAGTttgacagagccaggagaatgTAGAAGGATGAACAGGTTTCAGAAATATtgctgtgtatgtgtgtgtgtgtgtgtgcatgtgtgtgcgTGAGAAAGAATGCACAAGCACACAGAACCAACACCATGGTACAGCAGCATGAAGTTATACACATTACACACtcggttgttttttttctttacaaaagggaaaaaaatagtataACAGCATAAAGCCATCTTGGCAAGCTTAAGATTTTCCTCCAAAATGCCTTCTAGCACTTCAGGATCTCTGAGAAAAGTTTAAAGAGGatagggaaataaaataaaaaaaaaggcacttaaaCAAAGGACAAAAGCCTGAATCAAGTAAGTCATGGAGGGTAACAGCCATTTCACCGGAGCTTGGACCAATCAAAGTCTAccaaacctttttttaatatctataaaattaaaattgcatAAAGTGTTAATAATCAGTTGTTTACCTACTGCTTTTACCTTCTGGttcattatggaaaaaaatccaacaaaccaaaacaacaaacaagccCAAACAAAAAGCAAGTGTCCCTTTAATGATTTCCCCCCAGTTCAGCAAAAGATGAAAAGCTGATGTGGGAGGGAGCCTTCCACAGTTTGGCTTGGCTGTAGGTTTtccctaccaaaaaaaaaaaaaaaaaaaaaaaaaaacaaaaaaaccacacaccaaaacaaaagcagaagagggACCACTTTGCTTTCACCAATTcactcaaaaccaaaacaaaactagaacaaaacaaacaacccatCAACCCAAACACCCCAACATTTCTAATCCATCTGTGGGCAAAAACtaatcaaaagaaaacaaaaaaaccccaacctgtAAACTAGATTAAAATTTGCTAATAAATACAGCCAAAAGTTCATTTTACGAATGTAGCAGCAAATGTGATAAAGTTAGTTGGAGTCCAAGATGACTCCCAGAGGGTTACTGGTTCGCACAACTGATGGCAGTTTGGGAGAGTTGCaagatttctctgttttcatgtCCTCAAGGGTCTTGCACCAAGTGGAGAAGGAGTGTGGAGGAAGGGTCAGATGATGGGACTGCAGGAACAGGCTTTTAACACCTGTCCCACTCCTAAATCTGTGCATTGGATCGGattcaaacaaacagcagaaccCAAGTAATTAAAAGTTACTTCTGATTAGCAGAAAACAGATGTGAAACCCACAGCATCCACACTTGTGACTTAGTTGATCAGTATTTAGTCATGTTTCTCAAATCAACAGAGAAGGCTGGACAAAGTGGCCTAGGCCATTTGCATCTCCGAGTGGGAGAACACTGCAGTTCTAGTCCAAAATACCAGGAAACTTTGCAGCCTGTTTTTCATTTAGCCTGCCTTCTTTCTTTGCAAGTGTCTCTATGGATTTAAAATAGCTACTGCGACTTTAGGGACTTTGGATCATGTAGCAGAAAATACTACCCAGACGGTTTTAACATCTAAAACCTATGTTTGAAGTTATTGCTTGCATTTGTTTGGGGCTTTCAGAGAGCTTGACATGTTAGCTCATATACAGTCCCCAAACCAAGTTCAGCCCTGCTGCCTGGAAAAGACAGCTATACTTGGCTTTCTTATTGCTTGTGAATACTGAGGGTTTATTTAGTATGTACAACTACAGTTTATTTATTAACAAAGGCCCTTAAAAAGTAGTAAAAACCTTGGG of Pseudopipra pipra isolate bDixPip1 chromosome 5, bDixPip1.hap1, whole genome shotgun sequence contains these proteins:
- the FMC1 gene encoding protein FMC1 homolog — encoded protein: MAALGTPLRTLRALLRELRHAAGRHYRDSPAYRHVLAAFRAHRVTSEKLCRAQQELHFQAATYLCLLRSVREHEALHREYHGKGERSPEEVAGLVGFRLPQQPGGKG